Proteins from one Desulfobacterales bacterium genomic window:
- a CDS encoding Xaa-Pro peptidase family protein, with protein sequence MNHSANHTPESEIKGRLKELQRCLMQHNLDGALIIQNTDLFYFSGTIQQAHLFVPASGDPILMVRKSLERALEESAVSTIVPIASARQIPDVLHQKGYSLPDRLGLELDVLPANLFFYYQELFHKTKLIDFSHNLRMIRSVKSPYEIGLIREAAHLSDQVAGHVREVLCEGIPEIELAGKVEAYARKLGHQGVIRMRMWGNEMFYGHLMSGPSAAVPSYMASPTGGAGTSPAVAQGSGSRRIKPYEPVLIDYVFAYRGYLSDHTRIFALKGLPDELMTAHAAMLDLQAMLKKMAKPNVAAGDIYTAAVDWAGQLGYADHFMGSGHQRIRFVGHGIGLELDEYPFLAEGRQFRLQAGMTVALEPKLVFPGKGVVGIENTHVVTEKGLEQLTRFREGVIVV encoded by the coding sequence ATGAATCATTCAGCCAACCATACCCCCGAAAGTGAGATTAAAGGCAGGTTAAAAGAACTGCAGCGCTGTTTAATGCAACATAACCTGGATGGCGCTTTAATTATTCAAAACACGGACCTGTTTTATTTCAGCGGCACCATTCAACAGGCCCACCTCTTTGTACCGGCATCCGGCGACCCGATCCTGATGGTCCGAAAAAGCCTTGAGCGCGCCCTGGAAGAATCCGCTGTCAGCACCATCGTACCCATTGCAAGCGCCAGGCAGATCCCGGACGTACTGCATCAAAAAGGGTACTCTCTTCCGGATCGCCTCGGTTTGGAGCTTGATGTATTGCCGGCCAATTTATTTTTTTACTACCAGGAGCTGTTTCATAAAACCAAGCTGATCGATTTTTCCCATAACCTCCGCATGATCCGTTCCGTAAAATCTCCATATGAGATAGGGTTGATCCGTGAAGCCGCCCACCTATCCGATCAGGTTGCCGGACATGTCAGGGAAGTGCTTTGCGAAGGGATTCCGGAGATTGAACTGGCCGGGAAAGTCGAAGCGTATGCGCGCAAACTGGGCCACCAGGGGGTTATCCGTATGCGGATGTGGGGCAATGAAATGTTTTACGGACATTTGATGTCAGGCCCTTCCGCTGCCGTTCCCAGCTATATGGCCTCCCCCACAGGCGGAGCCGGTACGAGCCCGGCTGTTGCGCAGGGATCCGGCAGCAGGCGTATCAAACCCTATGAACCGGTATTGATCGACTATGTCTTTGCCTACCGGGGCTACCTGTCGGATCACACCCGCATTTTTGCGCTGAAAGGACTCCCGGACGAACTGATGACCGCCCATGCCGCCATGCTGGATCTCCAGGCCATGTTAAAAAAAATGGCAAAGCCCAATGTTGCGGCTGGAGACATCTATACGGCGGCAGTCGATTGGGCCGGGCAACTTGGCTATGCCGACCATTTCATGGGAAGCGGCCATCAGCGGATCCGTTTTGTGGGACACGGCATCGGGCTGGAACTGGATGAATATCCGTTTTTAGCTGAAGGGCGGCAATTCAGATTGCAGGCGGGAATGACAGTCGCCCTTGAACCCAAACTGGTTTTTCCCGGCAAAGGGGTGGTGGGAATTGAAAACACCCATGTGGTGACGGAAAAGGGGCTTGAACAGCTGACCCGGTTTAGAGAGGGCGTTATCGTGGTTTAA
- the rpsI gene encoding 30S ribosomal protein S9 has protein sequence MDKENIYYATGRRKTSIARTWLKPGKGEIIINNRAADEYFKLETAMAAIMQPLVLTNTRDSYDIKVTVYGGGISGQAGAIRHGITRALVAVNPDFRQSLKRAGFVKRDPRAKERKKYGQRGARARFQFSKR, from the coding sequence ATGGATAAAGAGAACATCTATTACGCAACAGGGAGACGAAAAACGTCAATTGCCAGAACATGGCTAAAACCGGGCAAAGGTGAAATTATTATCAATAACCGGGCTGCCGATGAATACTTTAAGCTGGAGACCGCTATGGCGGCTATTATGCAACCACTTGTTCTGACAAACACACGGGATTCCTATGATATAAAAGTCACTGTATACGGGGGCGGAATCAGCGGCCAGGCCGGTGCGATCCGACATGGCATTACCCGGGCATTGGTGGCGGTCAATCCGGATTTCAGACAATCCTTGAAAAGGGCCGGTTTTGTCAAACGCGACCCCCGGGCCAAAGAACGGAAAAAATACGGCCAACGCGGCGCCCGCGCCCGATTCCAGTTCTCAAAACGATAA
- the rplM gene encoding 50S ribosomal protein L13 → MKKYTYFANETDNKDKWWIVDAENAVLGRLASQIAARLRGKDNPLFTPHADTGDSVIVINADKVTLTGRKLDLKMYYRHSGYTGGLKEITARKLLETKPEDLLRHAVKGMLPRNKLGRQLFKKLKVYKGNEHPHDAQQPETWNLK, encoded by the coding sequence GTGAAAAAATATACATATTTTGCAAATGAGACCGACAACAAAGACAAGTGGTGGATTGTGGATGCCGAGAATGCAGTGCTTGGCAGACTCGCCAGTCAAATTGCCGCCCGACTGAGGGGCAAAGACAACCCCTTATTCACCCCCCATGCCGATACCGGTGACAGCGTTATCGTTATCAATGCCGATAAGGTTACGCTGACCGGCCGAAAACTTGACCTGAAAATGTATTATCGGCACAGCGGCTACACCGGCGGCCTGAAGGAAATTACCGCCAGAAAACTATTGGAGACAAAGCCGGAAGACCTTCTCCGCCATGCGGTTAAAGGGATGCTGCCCAGAAATAAACTGGGGCGCCAGCTTTTTAAAAAACTGAAAGTATATAAAGGCAATGAGCATCCGCACGATGCCCAGCAACCTGAAACATGGAATCTGAAATAG
- the selD gene encoding selenide, water dikinase SelD, whose product MDPVGLDKLLASLPQVNNPNLLVGYAGSDDAGIYRLDNETALVLTADFITPPVDDPYLFGQIAAANALGDVYAMGAKPIACLNLVAFPAKKLRPDVLQRIVAGALSKITEAGAVLAGGHSIEDDEPKFGLAVTGIVHPQKYWSNSTSRPGDVLILTKPVGSGVLFNANLKKWVSARAMAECITVITTLNKRAAEVMTDYSVHAATDVTGFGLAGHSFEMARGSKTRFEIEIEKIPIMTDALAMYEKGMTTGVNRSNRELVENHLHFSRKLPAWHEEIVFDPQTSGGLLLAVPESIGNQVITALRRAGVSHAAIIGKVRPSNDSIFLSFL is encoded by the coding sequence ATCGACCCGGTCGGGCTCGATAAACTTTTGGCTTCTCTGCCCCAGGTTAATAATCCCAATCTGCTGGTGGGTTATGCCGGCAGCGATGATGCCGGGATTTATCGTCTGGATAATGAAACCGCCCTGGTCTTGACGGCTGATTTTATTACACCGCCGGTAGACGATCCCTACCTGTTTGGACAGATCGCAGCCGCAAATGCCCTCGGGGATGTTTATGCCATGGGAGCTAAACCGATTGCCTGCCTGAATCTGGTTGCATTTCCGGCCAAAAAGCTCCGGCCGGATGTTTTGCAGCGGATTGTTGCCGGAGCCCTTAGCAAAATAACGGAGGCCGGGGCTGTACTTGCCGGCGGCCACAGTATCGAAGATGATGAGCCCAAGTTCGGTCTGGCGGTGACCGGGATTGTTCATCCCCAGAAATACTGGTCGAATAGTACATCCCGGCCGGGGGATGTGCTTATTTTAACCAAACCTGTCGGCAGCGGTGTTCTTTTTAATGCGAACCTGAAAAAATGGGTTTCAGCCCGGGCCATGGCGGAATGTATCACCGTCATTACGACCCTGAATAAAAGGGCGGCGGAAGTCATGACGGATTATAGCGTCCATGCCGCTACCGATGTCACCGGATTCGGTCTGGCCGGGCATAGCTTTGAAATGGCCAGGGGTTCAAAGACGAGATTTGAGATTGAAATCGAAAAAATACCCATCATGACCGATGCCCTTGCAATGTACGAAAAGGGGATGACCACCGGGGTAAACCGGTCTAACCGGGAACTGGTTGAGAACCATTTGCATTTTAGTCGGAAACTGCCGGCCTGGCATGAGGAAATTGTGTTTGATCCCCAGACCAGCGGCGGATTGTTGTTGGCCGTGCCCGAAAGCATCGGAAACCAAGTGATCACTGCGCTCCGGAGAGCGGGCGTTTCCCACGCCGCTATCATTGGAAAGGTCAGGCCGTCTAACGATTCAATTTTTCTCTCTTTTCTATAA
- a CDS encoding cyclic nucleotide-binding domain-containing protein produces the protein MKVIEHIGTGNLFHQLTDEELKLFRRQFKKVLFKAGAYIFKENDMGDTLYIVAKGVVLITRRIMVDVEKNIFVANEGTVFGEFSFMDAGERSASALVEQDAELLSLKRSDFDKFANKYPIIGTKLYNNLMFILVERLRRTNDAYRDAVRWNLELTGSLKLNFQYLINEDVDISIELNSGRVLEGKVIQLEKSEAGHEIILLDRDNKLNLIPYHAAALISLTK, from the coding sequence ATGAAAGTCATCGAACACATCGGGACCGGTAATCTCTTCCACCAGTTGACCGATGAAGAATTAAAGCTCTTTCGCAGGCAGTTCAAAAAAGTTCTCTTTAAAGCAGGGGCATACATTTTTAAAGAGAACGATATGGGGGATACCCTCTATATTGTTGCAAAGGGTGTTGTTTTGATTACCCGGCGCATTATGGTGGATGTTGAAAAGAATATTTTTGTTGCCAATGAAGGTACGGTGTTCGGTGAATTCAGTTTCATGGATGCCGGCGAAAGATCTGCTTCCGCCCTGGTGGAACAGGATGCCGAACTTCTATCTCTGAAGCGCTCGGATTTTGATAAGTTTGCAAATAAATATCCGATTATCGGCACGAAACTGTACAATAATTTGATGTTCATTCTGGTCGAAAGGCTCCGACGCACAAATGATGCCTACCGGGATGCGGTCCGGTGGAATCTGGAACTGACCGGCTCACTGAAGCTGAATTTTCAATATCTGATAAATGAGGATGTCGATATCAGCATTGAATTGAATTCCGGCCGGGTTTTGGAAGGAAAAGTCATTCAGTTGGAAAAAAGTGAAGCCGGCCATGAAATCATTCTTTTAGACCGTGACAACAAACTGAACCTGATACCCTATCATGCCGCCGCTCTAATTTCTCTGACAAAATAG
- a CDS encoding polymer-forming cytoskeletal protein, with the protein MGDKSKNFSIIDKGLTVEGTVSCKGQLVIKGTVKGTLDGEIVVIAEDGAAYTDTKVASMTIGGKFEGKVAASEELIILSTGKCSGTVICKNLVVEAGGILNAEVSCKQFQKADASKATVSALK; encoded by the coding sequence GTGGGTGACAAATCCAAAAATTTTTCAATCATCGACAAAGGATTGACGGTTGAGGGGACGGTTTCATGCAAAGGCCAGCTGGTAATCAAGGGTACCGTAAAAGGGACTCTTGACGGCGAGATCGTTGTGATTGCCGAGGACGGGGCTGCTTATACCGATACAAAAGTCGCCAGCATGACGATCGGCGGTAAGTTTGAAGGTAAAGTTGCCGCATCTGAAGAACTGATCATACTTTCCACCGGGAAATGTTCCGGCACCGTCATATGTAAGAATCTTGTGGTGGAGGCCGGCGGGATTTTAAACGCCGAGGTCAGCTGTAAACAGTTTCAGAAAGCCGACGCTTCAAAAGCAACCGTGAGCGCATTGAAATAG
- a CDS encoding M14/M99 family metallopeptidase, with protein MAAIIALLLCFLPAGVGAQKRSHSVFFEGSDYELHVYRIYGKHPGKTLLLIGGIQGDEPGGFLSADHYADISLAKGNLIVVPRANFQSIVLNRRIINEDMNRKFADDRKRNYEAKIVAILKQLIMESDCLLNLHDGSGFFSEVWESPERNPLRYGQSIIADSETYVNAETGETVQLGHMARSVIEQINKQIEPSQHHFRFNNHRTSEVSSLHREQRKSATYYALYTGGIPAYGIETSKSLPLELEVRYHNLAINAFMEYFEIIPETPGIKLEPPELRYLVISINDTLPVVVKDGQTLYVNAGDTIMISHIEANYERGLTVDIIDYGSISDLRKKVVIKGPTEIVIRRDYLSCGNIQVAVGNSREVVTKAKGIAISRPRPTAPAISQYQVRINGKERTFQNDEHVEVVKGDTFEIVDVTVESGDASRLQVNFKGYVGNSQKNTGEDRGYVIDTGKDLWQRYSLGKKGRTYQVIVKYDGEPIGKLFVDLKDTASK; from the coding sequence TTGGCTGCGATAATAGCATTGCTTTTATGTTTTCTGCCAGCGGGTGTTGGGGCACAAAAACGGAGTCATTCCGTATTTTTTGAAGGTTCCGATTATGAACTGCATGTCTATCGAATATACGGAAAGCATCCCGGCAAAACGCTCCTGCTCATTGGCGGGATTCAGGGAGATGAACCCGGCGGGTTTCTTTCTGCTGATCATTACGCCGACATCAGTCTTGCCAAAGGCAATTTGATCGTTGTGCCGCGGGCCAACTTTCAGTCGATCGTGTTAAATCGGCGGATAATAAATGAAGATATGAATCGCAAGTTCGCCGATGATAGAAAAAGAAACTATGAAGCCAAAATCGTGGCGATTTTAAAACAATTGATTATGGAAAGCGATTGCCTGCTGAATCTTCATGACGGCAGCGGTTTTTTTTCAGAGGTTTGGGAAAGCCCTGAAAGAAACCCGCTGCGTTACGGGCAGTCGATCATTGCGGACAGTGAAACCTATGTCAACGCTGAAACCGGTGAAACGGTTCAGCTCGGTCATATGGCAAGGTCCGTTATAGAACAGATAAACAAGCAGATCGAACCCTCTCAGCACCATTTTCGTTTCAACAATCACCGAACATCCGAAGTCAGCAGCCTCCACCGGGAACAGCGCAAATCGGCCACATATTATGCGTTATACACCGGCGGGATTCCTGCCTATGGAATTGAAACCAGCAAATCCCTTCCGCTCGAGTTGGAGGTGCGCTATCACAATCTTGCCATCAATGCCTTTATGGAATATTTTGAGATTATTCCGGAAACACCGGGAATCAAGCTGGAACCGCCTGAGCTGCGCTATCTGGTAATATCAATTAATGACACGCTGCCGGTGGTGGTCAAGGACGGGCAGACCCTGTACGTCAATGCCGGCGATACGATTATGATATCTCATATTGAAGCCAATTACGAACGCGGCCTGACGGTCGATATTATCGATTACGGCTCCATCAGCGATTTGCGAAAAAAAGTCGTCATCAAGGGACCGACTGAAATTGTCATTCGAAGGGATTATCTCTCCTGCGGCAATATACAGGTCGCGGTCGGCAATAGCCGTGAAGTTGTCACAAAGGCAAAAGGGATCGCGATTTCACGCCCCCGGCCGACGGCGCCCGCCATTTCGCAATATCAAGTTCGGATTAACGGAAAGGAACGAACTTTCCAAAACGATGAACATGTTGAAGTTGTCAAGGGGGATACCTTCGAAATTGTGGACGTCACTGTAGAATCCGGTGATGCGTCTCGGTTGCAGGTCAACTTTAAGGGATATGTGGGAAATTCCCAGAAAAACACCGGCGAAGACAGGGGGTATGTCATTGATACGGGAAAGGATCTGTGGCAGCGGTATTCCCTGGGAAAAAAAGGAAGAACTTATCAGGTTATCGTTAAATATGATGGGGAACCGATCGGGAAATTATTTGTGGACTTAAAAGACACTGCGTCCAAGTAG